In the genome of Streptacidiphilus rugosus AM-16, one region contains:
- the rplI gene encoding 50S ribosomal protein L9 produces the protein MKIILTNEVSGLGNAGDIVEVKDGYARNYLVPRGFAIRWTKGGQKDVDAIRRARKIHEIQTLEQANEVKAKLEALTVKLAVRAGDAGRLFGSVTPGDVVEAIKAVDGPLVDKRRVEIGSPIKTTGAHQVTVKLHPEVAAAISVNVVAA, from the coding sequence ATGAAGATCATCCTCACGAACGAGGTCTCCGGCCTCGGGAACGCCGGCGACATCGTCGAGGTCAAGGACGGGTACGCCCGTAACTACCTGGTCCCGCGTGGCTTCGCCATCCGCTGGACCAAAGGCGGTCAGAAGGACGTGGACGCGATCCGTCGCGCCCGCAAGATCCACGAGATCCAGACCCTGGAGCAGGCCAACGAGGTCAAGGCCAAGCTCGAGGCGCTCACCGTGAAGCTGGCCGTCCGCGCCGGCGACGCGGGTCGTCTCTTCGGCTCGGTGACCCCGGGCGACGTCGTCGAGGCCATCAAGGCCGTCGACGGCCCGCTGGTCGACAAGCGCCGCGTCGAGATCGGCTCGCCGATCAAGACCACCGGTGCCCACCAGGTCACGGTCAAGCTGCACCCCGAGGTTGCCGCTGCCATCAGCGTCAACGTCGTCGCTGCCTGA
- a CDS encoding alanine racemase, which translates to MALSLYVDTPRWRDHQRKVLGAFPGLVPVAKGNGYGFRNTRLAEEATRLGADMLAVGTAYEAAELKDYFGRDVIVLTPYRLGEDPVPLPHRVIRTVANVEGVRALVGGRVIVECMTSMRRHGVSAEDLGKLRMAIDDVRLEGFAVHLPMDRPEGVDPLAETARWVDQLRTAGLPLRTMFVSHLSSSEMEQLQGWYPEVRFRARIGTQLWLGDHEAIDCRGTVMEVHRLAKGERFGYRQHRVSGDGHLLVVAGGTAHGVGLEAPKNMSGLTPRAKNLARAGLATLGRNTSPFNWNGAKLGFAEPPHMQVSLLWVPGEVAPPAPGEELRATLRHTTTLFDRIVDRH; encoded by the coding sequence ATGGCGCTCAGTCTCTACGTGGACACCCCCCGCTGGCGGGACCACCAGCGCAAGGTGCTGGGGGCCTTCCCCGGCCTGGTCCCCGTCGCCAAGGGCAACGGATACGGCTTCCGCAACACGCGGCTCGCCGAGGAGGCCACCCGCCTGGGCGCCGACATGCTGGCCGTCGGCACCGCCTACGAGGCCGCCGAGCTGAAGGACTACTTCGGCCGCGACGTCATCGTGCTGACCCCGTACCGGCTCGGCGAGGACCCGGTCCCGCTGCCGCACCGGGTGATCCGCACGGTCGCCAACGTGGAGGGCGTCCGCGCCCTGGTCGGCGGCCGGGTGATCGTGGAGTGTATGACCAGCATGCGCCGCCACGGGGTCTCCGCCGAGGACCTGGGCAAGCTGCGGATGGCCATCGACGACGTGCGGCTGGAGGGCTTCGCGGTCCACCTGCCGATGGACCGCCCCGAGGGGGTCGACCCGCTGGCCGAGACCGCCCGCTGGGTCGACCAGCTGCGCACGGCCGGACTGCCGCTGCGCACCATGTTCGTCAGCCACCTCAGCTCCTCCGAGATGGAGCAGCTCCAGGGCTGGTACCCGGAGGTGCGCTTCCGGGCCAGGATCGGCACCCAGCTCTGGCTGGGCGACCACGAGGCCATCGACTGCCGCGGCACGGTCATGGAGGTGCACCGCCTGGCCAAGGGGGAGCGCTTCGGCTACCGGCAGCACCGCGTCTCGGGCGACGGCCACCTGCTGGTCGTCGCGGGCGGCACGGCCCACGGCGTCGGTCTTGAGGCCCCCAAGAACATGAGCGGCCTGACCCCGCGCGCCAAGAACCTGGCACGGGCCGGTCTGGCCACCCTGGGCCGCAACACCTCGCCGTTCAACTGGAACGGCGCCAAGCTGGGTTTCGCCGAGCCGCCGCACATGCAGGTCTCGCTGCTGTGGGTCCCCGGCGAGGTCGCGCCGCCCGCGCCGGGCGAGGAGCTGCGGGCGACCCTGCGGCACACGACGACGCTGTTCGACCGCATCGTCGACCGGCACTGA
- a CDS encoding glycosyltransferase family 87 protein: MTSSDQQAGEAGDAREPVEAAWAPQPRLPVPPPEDTVVVPADEDPVAAAASELIGGPPGRRALLGVGWWNAARVLALVTVVVFALGMVQKAPCYSSGWFFGASAQYDHACYSDIPHLFSLRGFNLPGNIPYVDRIPGSTDPNMQYLEYPVLTGVFIWAAAKLTPGVGTEVHREQVFWLVNAGMLMICAVVTVVALSRTHRRRPWDALLFALAPVLALDSTINWDMLAVALAAVGMALWARRHPAWAGVLIGLATAAKLYPVFLLGPLLVLCLRAGRMRDFGRAFAAAAVAWLVVDVPFMVANFTGWATFYTFSESRGIDFGSFWLILSQNGWLDGVDTTTVNTLITVLLGAGCVAIGWLALAAHRRPRFAQLAFLVIAVFTLTNKVYSPQYVLWLLPLAVLARPRWRDFLVWQACEVLYFLGVWYYLAYTSTGNQKGLPPDWYHAAIAVHILGTLYLVVVVVRDILSPASDPVRRDGSDDPSGGVLDGAGDVFTLTREKVLAAPTSGAELLAGPTSYAVGNASGQ; this comes from the coding sequence ATGACGTCGAGTGACCAGCAAGCCGGCGAGGCCGGCGACGCCCGTGAGCCCGTGGAGGCGGCGTGGGCGCCGCAGCCCCGGCTGCCGGTGCCGCCGCCGGAGGACACCGTCGTCGTGCCCGCCGACGAGGACCCGGTCGCGGCCGCGGCCAGCGAACTGATCGGCGGTCCCCCGGGGCGTCGCGCGCTGCTCGGCGTGGGCTGGTGGAACGCGGCCCGGGTGCTGGCCCTGGTCACCGTCGTCGTCTTCGCGCTCGGCATGGTGCAGAAGGCGCCGTGCTACTCCAGCGGCTGGTTCTTCGGCGCCTCGGCGCAGTACGACCACGCCTGCTACAGCGACATCCCGCACCTCTTCTCGCTGCGTGGCTTCAACCTGCCGGGGAACATCCCCTACGTCGACAGGATCCCCGGCTCCACCGACCCGAACATGCAGTACCTGGAGTACCCGGTCCTCACCGGCGTCTTCATCTGGGCCGCGGCCAAGCTCACGCCCGGGGTGGGCACCGAGGTCCACCGCGAGCAGGTCTTCTGGCTGGTCAACGCCGGCATGCTGATGATCTGCGCGGTGGTGACCGTGGTCGCGCTGTCGCGGACGCACCGCCGCCGCCCCTGGGACGCGCTGCTCTTCGCGCTCGCACCGGTGCTGGCGTTGGACAGCACCATCAACTGGGACATGCTCGCCGTGGCCCTCGCCGCCGTCGGCATGGCGCTGTGGGCACGCCGCCACCCCGCCTGGGCCGGCGTGCTGATCGGACTGGCGACCGCCGCCAAGCTCTACCCGGTCTTCCTGCTCGGCCCGCTGCTGGTGCTCTGCCTGCGGGCCGGGCGGATGCGCGACTTCGGCCGGGCCTTCGCCGCCGCGGCGGTGGCCTGGCTGGTCGTCGACGTCCCGTTCATGGTGGCCAACTTCACCGGCTGGGCCACGTTCTACACCTTCAGTGAATCCCGGGGCATCGACTTCGGCTCGTTCTGGTTGATCCTCTCCCAGAACGGCTGGCTGGACGGGGTGGACACGACCACGGTCAACACCCTGATCACGGTCCTGCTCGGGGCCGGCTGCGTCGCCATCGGCTGGCTGGCGCTGGCCGCGCACCGCCGCCCGCGCTTCGCGCAGCTCGCCTTCCTGGTGATCGCCGTCTTCACGCTGACCAACAAGGTCTACTCGCCGCAGTACGTGCTCTGGCTGCTCCCGCTGGCGGTGCTGGCCAGGCCGCGCTGGCGGGACTTCCTGGTCTGGCAGGCGTGCGAGGTGCTCTACTTCCTCGGCGTCTGGTACTACCTGGCCTACACCTCGACCGGCAACCAGAAGGGCCTGCCGCCGGACTGGTACCACGCGGCGATCGCGGTCCACATCCTGGGGACGCTGTACCTGGTCGTGGTCGTCGTCCGGGACATCCTCTCCCCCGCGTCGGACCCGGTGCGGCGGGACGGCAGCGACGACCCGTCGGGCGGTGTGCTGGACGGCGCGGGCGACGTCTTCACCCTGACCCGCGAGAAGGTCCTGGCGGCACCGACGAGCGGGGCGGAGCTGCTGGCCGGGCCGACGAGTTACGCCGTCGGGAACGCGTCAGGGCAGTAG
- a CDS encoding MATE family efflux transporter — protein sequence MTQAPLRPLPVDDYGRTMRLRQHDREILALAVPAFGALIAEPLFLMADSAIVGHLGTAQLAGLGVAAALLATLVNVFVFLAYATTAAVARRIGSGDRRAAVQQGIDGIWLALLISVVVVAAALPLAPPLVGLFGASSSAAPYAVDYLRISSAGIPAMLIVLAATGVLRGLQDTRTPLVVAIAGFSANLLLNLTLVYGAGLGIAGSALGTVIAQWGMAAAYLAVVLRGARATGASLRPDLPGIRACATAGSPLLVRTLSLRAVLLIATAVAARLGNVEIAAHQIAMSLWSFLAFALDAIAIAGQAIIGRCLGAGDVAGARAATRRMVEWGVGTGVVLGALLMVAQPLYLPLFTADPSVRSQLLPVLVVAGVMQPFCGVVFVLDGVLMGAGDGPYLAWAMLATLALYAPVALAFGPHGLVALWLAIGFAMLVRMVSMALRARTGAWLVTGAVRA from the coding sequence ATGACCCAAGCCCCATTGCGCCCATTACCTGTGGATGACTACGGTAGGACCATGCGATTGCGCCAGCACGACCGCGAGATCCTCGCCCTCGCCGTCCCGGCTTTCGGCGCACTCATCGCCGAGCCGCTCTTCCTGATGGCCGACTCCGCCATCGTCGGCCACCTGGGCACCGCCCAGCTCGCCGGTCTCGGGGTCGCCGCCGCGCTGCTCGCGACGCTGGTCAACGTCTTCGTCTTCCTCGCCTACGCCACCACCGCCGCCGTCGCGCGCCGGATCGGCTCCGGCGACCGTCGGGCCGCGGTGCAGCAGGGCATCGACGGGATCTGGCTCGCGCTGCTGATATCCGTGGTGGTCGTGGCCGCCGCGCTGCCGCTCGCCCCGCCCCTGGTCGGCCTCTTCGGCGCCTCCTCCAGCGCCGCGCCCTACGCGGTGGACTACCTGCGCATCAGCAGCGCCGGCATCCCGGCCATGCTGATCGTGCTGGCGGCCACCGGCGTCCTGCGCGGCCTCCAGGACACCCGCACCCCGCTCGTGGTGGCGATCGCCGGCTTCAGCGCCAACCTGCTGCTCAACCTCACCCTCGTCTACGGCGCCGGCCTCGGCATCGCGGGCTCCGCGCTCGGCACGGTGATCGCGCAGTGGGGCATGGCCGCCGCGTACCTGGCCGTGGTGCTGCGCGGGGCCCGGGCCACCGGCGCCAGCCTGCGGCCGGACCTGCCGGGGATCCGCGCCTGCGCGACCGCGGGCAGCCCGCTGCTGGTGCGGACGCTGAGCCTGCGCGCGGTGCTGCTGATCGCGACCGCCGTCGCGGCGCGGCTGGGGAACGTGGAGATCGCCGCGCACCAGATCGCCATGTCGCTGTGGAGCTTTCTGGCCTTCGCCCTGGACGCGATCGCCATCGCGGGCCAGGCGATCATCGGTCGCTGCCTCGGCGCGGGCGACGTGGCCGGCGCGCGGGCGGCGACGCGGCGGATGGTGGAGTGGGGGGTGGGCACCGGCGTGGTGCTGGGCGCGCTGCTGATGGTGGCGCAGCCGCTCTATCTGCCCCTGTTCACCGCGGATCCCTCGGTGCGGTCGCAACTGCTGCCGGTACTGGTGGTGGCCGGGGTGATGCAGCCGTTCTGCGGGGTGGTGTTCGTCCTGGACGGGGTGCTGATGGGCGCGGGCGACGGCCCGTACCTGGCCTGGGCGATGCTGGCGACGCTCGCGCTGTACGCGCCGGTGGCGCTGGCCTTCGGCCCGCACGGGCTGGTGGCGCTCTGGCTGGCGATCGGCTTCGCCATGCTGGTGCGCATGGTCTCGATGGCGCTGCGCGCCCGCACCGGCGCCTGGCTCGTCACCGGCGCGGTCCGCGCCTGA
- the rpsR gene encoding 30S ribosomal protein S18, whose protein sequence is MAKPPVRKPKKKVCVFCKDKITYVDYKDTNLLRKFISDRGKIRARRVTGNCTQHQRDVATAVKNSREVALLPYTSTAR, encoded by the coding sequence ATGGCGAAGCCGCCCGTGCGCAAGCCTAAGAAGAAGGTTTGCGTCTTCTGCAAGGACAAGATCACCTACGTCGACTACAAGGACACGAACCTGCTTCGCAAGTTCATCTCCGACCGTGGGAAGATCCGCGCCCGCCGGGTCACCGGCAACTGCACCCAGCACCAGCGCGACGTGGCCACGGCTGTGAAGAACAGCCGCGAGGTCGCTCTGCTGCCCTACACCTCGACCGCTCGCTGA
- the dnaB gene encoding replicative DNA helicase — MSGAPYDDGGFEDVPPPPDDEWPAPGSASGPGDRLPFSRKRDGGDRSDRGDRGDRDGGRGDGSGGGRSADEAAYERVPPQDLAAEQSVLGGMLLSKDAIADVVEVLKPGDYYRPAHELIYSAILDLYARGEPADPITVASELVKRGEITRVGGPSYLHTLVNSVPTAANAEYYAEIVHERAVLRRLVEAGTRIAGMGYAAEGDVDEIVNRAQAEIYAVTEQRTNEDYAPLSDIMEGALDEIESIGSRSGQMSGVPTGFADLDSLTNGLHPGQMIVVAARPAMGKSTLALDFARSCSIKHKIPSVFFSLEMGRNEIAMRLLSAEARVALHHMRTGAMTDEDWTRLARRMQDLNDSPLYIDDSPNLSMMEIRAKCRRLKQRNDLRLVVIDYLQLMQNGGSRRAESRQQEVSEMSRNLKLLAKELELPVIALSQLNRGPEQRTDKRPMVSDLRESGSIEQDADMVILLHREDAYEKESPRAGEADLIVAKHRNGPTATITVAFQGHYSRFVDMAQS; from the coding sequence ATGAGCGGGGCACCGTACGACGACGGCGGCTTCGAGGACGTCCCTCCGCCGCCGGACGACGAATGGCCCGCCCCCGGCTCTGCCTCGGGCCCCGGGGACCGTCTCCCCTTCTCCCGCAAGCGCGACGGCGGCGACCGTTCCGACCGAGGTGACCGTGGTGACCGCGACGGCGGACGCGGTGACGGCTCCGGCGGCGGCCGGTCCGCCGACGAGGCCGCGTACGAGCGCGTCCCCCCGCAGGACCTCGCCGCCGAGCAGTCCGTGCTGGGCGGCATGCTGCTCTCCAAGGACGCGATCGCGGACGTGGTCGAGGTCCTCAAGCCGGGCGACTACTACCGCCCGGCCCACGAGCTGATCTACAGCGCCATCCTCGACCTCTACGCCCGCGGCGAGCCGGCCGACCCGATCACCGTCGCCAGCGAACTGGTCAAGCGCGGCGAGATCACCCGCGTCGGCGGCCCCTCCTACCTGCACACCCTGGTCAACTCCGTCCCCACGGCGGCCAATGCCGAGTACTACGCGGAGATCGTCCACGAGCGCGCGGTCCTGCGCCGCCTGGTCGAGGCCGGCACGCGCATCGCCGGCATGGGCTACGCGGCGGAGGGCGACGTCGACGAGATCGTCAACCGCGCCCAGGCGGAGATCTACGCCGTCACCGAGCAGCGGACCAACGAGGACTACGCCCCGCTCTCCGACATCATGGAGGGCGCGCTCGACGAGATCGAGTCGATCGGCTCCCGCAGCGGCCAGATGTCCGGCGTCCCGACGGGCTTCGCCGACCTCGACTCCCTGACGAACGGTCTCCACCCGGGCCAGATGATCGTCGTGGCGGCACGGCCCGCCATGGGTAAGTCGACGCTGGCTCTGGACTTCGCGCGATCCTGCTCGATCAAGCACAAGATTCCGAGCGTCTTCTTCTCCCTGGAAATGGGGCGCAACGAGATCGCGATGCGTCTGCTCTCGGCGGAGGCGCGGGTCGCACTGCACCACATGCGCACCGGCGCGATGACCGACGAGGACTGGACCCGCCTCGCGCGGCGCATGCAGGACCTCAACGACTCCCCGCTCTACATCGACGACTCCCCGAACCTGTCGATGATGGAGATCCGGGCCAAGTGCCGCCGCCTCAAGCAGCGGAACGACCTGCGCCTGGTCGTCATCGACTACCTCCAGCTGATGCAGAACGGCGGCTCCCGCCGGGCCGAGAGCCGGCAGCAGGAGGTCTCCGAGATGTCGCGAAACCTGAAGCTGCTGGCCAAGGAGCTGGAGCTGCCGGTCATCGCGCTCTCCCAGCTGAACCGTGGTCCCGAGCAGCGGACGGACAAGCGTCCGATGGTCTCCGACCTGCGTGAGAGTGGATCGATCGAGCAGGACGCGGACATGGTCATCCTGCTGCACCGCGAGGACGCCTACGAGAAGGAGTCCCCACGCGCGGGCGAGGCCGACCTGATCGTGGCCAAGCACCGTAACGGCCCGACGGCGACGATCACCGTGGCGTTCCAGGGTCACTACTCACGCTTCGTGGACATGGCGCAGAGCTGA
- a CDS encoding GNAT family N-acetyltransferase translates to MQIRPTTDQDLDLFVDTLHVAFGQFGGTPDENGGGVWWSALEMDRGLLAVTPDGRAVGTAAAYSFELTLPGEVLVPTAGVTAVGVLPTHRRQGLLTAMMRHQLTELRARGEFLSVLLASEALIYRRFGYGPATYTGRLTVERHRSAFALPRAHRTTDAESSAAGTDTGSVEVLRRAACGEILEEVYDRYRRAQPGALSRPHHWWARGAGQVPVAPTPRYVAVHRDVDGVPDGYASYSLDGGVLTVDETIATNDTAATALARFALGHDLATRVVFKHLPSEHPLRWQLADFNATEASSNTDWLWVRLLDVPRALTARGWFADGELVLDVDDPFLGEHTRYLLTVRDGKADCVPTDREPDLSLDVSDLGSVYLGGTTPSTLVRAGHIHAHHPGAAALADQLFRSDRTPHCLHWF, encoded by the coding sequence ATGCAGATCCGTCCCACCACCGACCAGGACCTCGACCTCTTCGTCGACACCCTCCATGTCGCCTTCGGGCAGTTCGGCGGAACCCCGGACGAGAACGGCGGCGGGGTGTGGTGGTCGGCGCTCGAAATGGACCGCGGACTGCTGGCCGTGACCCCGGACGGCCGGGCCGTCGGTACCGCCGCCGCGTACTCCTTCGAACTCACCCTCCCCGGCGAGGTCCTCGTCCCCACGGCCGGGGTGACCGCGGTGGGCGTCCTTCCCACCCACCGGCGCCAGGGCCTGCTCACCGCGATGATGCGGCATCAGCTCACCGAGCTGCGGGCCCGCGGGGAGTTCCTGTCCGTCCTGCTGGCCTCCGAGGCCCTGATCTACCGCAGGTTCGGCTACGGACCTGCCACCTACACCGGCCGGCTGACCGTCGAGCGCCACCGGTCCGCCTTCGCCCTCCCCCGGGCGCACCGAACGACCGACGCGGAGTCCTCGGCCGCGGGCACGGACACCGGTTCGGTCGAGGTGCTCCGGCGTGCCGCGTGCGGTGAGATCCTGGAAGAGGTCTACGACCGCTACCGCCGCGCCCAGCCGGGCGCGCTCTCCCGACCGCACCACTGGTGGGCCAGGGGCGCGGGCCAGGTTCCGGTCGCCCCGACGCCGCGCTACGTCGCCGTCCACCGCGACGTCGACGGCGTCCCCGACGGATACGCGAGCTACTCGCTCGACGGCGGCGTCCTGACCGTCGACGAGACCATCGCCACCAACGACACCGCCGCGACAGCCCTGGCCCGGTTCGCGCTCGGCCACGACCTGGCCACCAGGGTCGTGTTCAAGCACCTGCCGTCCGAGCACCCGCTGCGCTGGCAGCTCGCGGACTTCAACGCCACCGAGGCGAGCAGCAACACCGACTGGCTCTGGGTGCGCCTGCTCGACGTCCCGCGCGCGCTCACCGCCCGCGGCTGGTTCGCCGACGGCGAGCTCGTCCTCGACGTCGACGACCCGTTCCTCGGCGAGCACACCCGCTACCTGCTGACCGTCCGCGACGGCAAGGCCGACTGCGTCCCCACGGACCGGGAGCCGGACCTGTCCCTCGACGTCAGCGACCTCGGCTCCGTCTACCTCGGCGGCACCACCCCGAGCACCCTCGTCCGCGCCGGCCACATCCACGCCCACCACCCTGGCGCGGCCGCCCTCGCCGACCAGCTCTTCCGCTCCGACCGCACCCCGCACTGCCTGCACTGGTTCTGA
- a CDS encoding single-stranded DNA-binding protein, producing MAGETVITLVGNLVDDPELRFTPSGAAVAKFRIASTPRTFDRQTNEWKDGESLFLTCNVWRQPAENVAESLQRGMRVIVQGRLRQRSYETKEGEKRTVFEVEVDEVGPSLRSATAKVTRAQRSGGPGGGGFGGGQQGGGYNGGGQQGGGGWGGNAPQSGPADDPWASSAPAGGGQQGGGGWGAPAGGGFSDEPPF from the coding sequence ATGGCAGGCGAGACCGTCATCACCCTGGTCGGCAACCTTGTCGACGACCCCGAGCTGCGGTTCACCCCGTCTGGCGCGGCCGTCGCGAAGTTCCGCATCGCGTCGACTCCCCGCACCTTCGACCGTCAGACCAACGAGTGGAAGGACGGCGAGAGCCTCTTCCTCACGTGCAACGTCTGGCGGCAGCCCGCGGAGAACGTCGCCGAGTCGCTGCAGCGCGGCATGCGCGTCATCGTGCAGGGCCGCCTGCGTCAGCGCTCGTACGAGACCAAGGAAGGCGAGAAGCGGACCGTCTTCGAGGTCGAGGTCGACGAGGTCGGTCCGAGCCTGCGCTCGGCCACCGCGAAGGTCACCCGGGCCCAGCGCTCGGGCGGTCCCGGCGGTGGCGGCTTCGGCGGCGGGCAGCAGGGCGGCGGGTACAACGGCGGCGGTCAGCAGGGCGGCGGCGGCTGGGGCGGCAACGCCCCGCAGTCCGGTCCGGCCGACGACCCCTGGGCGTCCAGCGCCCCGGCGGGCGGCGGTCAGCAGGGCGGCGGCGGCTGGGGTGCCCCGGCCGGCGGCGGTTTCTCGGACGAGCCCCCCTTCTAG
- the rpsF gene encoding 30S ribosomal protein S6 — protein MRHYEVMVILDPSVEERAVSPLIENFANVVRTGGGSVEKIDTWGRRRLAYEIKKQSEGIYSVLDIKAEPAVVKELDRQLNLSEQVLRTKVLRPDTH, from the coding sequence ATGCGTCACTACGAGGTCATGGTGATCCTCGACCCTTCGGTCGAAGAGCGCGCTGTCTCCCCGCTGATCGAGAACTTCGCCAACGTCGTCCGCACCGGCGGCGGCTCGGTCGAGAAGATCGACACCTGGGGACGCCGTCGCCTGGCGTACGAGATCAAGAAGCAGTCCGAGGGCATCTACTCCGTGCTCGACATCAAGGCTGAGCCTGCTGTCGTCAAGGAGCTGGACCGTCAGCTCAACCTGAGCGAGCAGGTGCTGCGCACCAAGGTCCTGCGCCCGGACACCCACTGA
- a CDS encoding cyclic-phosphate processing receiver domain-containing protein: MNEDPAAAPQPVILGIDDLRPLPRATRLARTSREGVRLLEEHRDRFVDELWLDHDLGGDDSIMPVVALLEEAAFHGRPFRIGTVFVHSANPIGAETVVRSLTRWNYQVRRATASSSLP; the protein is encoded by the coding sequence GTGAACGAGGACCCAGCCGCCGCGCCCCAGCCCGTCATCCTCGGCATCGACGACCTCCGGCCGCTCCCCCGGGCGACGCGGCTCGCCCGGACCAGTCGTGAGGGTGTGCGGCTGCTGGAGGAGCATCGCGACCGGTTCGTCGACGAGCTGTGGCTCGACCACGACCTCGGTGGGGACGACAGCATCATGCCGGTGGTGGCGCTGCTGGAGGAGGCCGCCTTCCACGGGCGGCCCTTCAGGATCGGGACGGTCTTCGTGCACAGCGCCAACCCCATCGGTGCCGAGACCGTCGTCCGCTCGCTCACCCGCTGGAACTACCAGGTGCGGCGGGCGACGGCATCGTCGTCGTTACCCTGA
- a CDS encoding lipid II:glycine glycyltransferase FemX, with protein sequence MSLRLRTISREEHLAFIRSLPSASHMQVPSWADVKAEWRNESIGWFDEGGRIVGAGLVLYRQLPKVKRYLAYLPEGPVIDWFDPNLEGWLRPMLDHLKGQGAFTVKMGPPVIIRRWQAETIKNAIAGGQAKRLRDVEADWYEPRAIDTADRLRRMGWQQGEDGGAGFGDVQPRYVYQVPLANRSLDDVLKGFNQLWRRNIKKAEKAGVEIVQGGYEDLPVFHQLYLETAERDQFIPRPLSYFQRQWNALTAEDPNRMRLYLAYHEGDPLAGTTMITVGQHVWYSYGASTVHKREVQPNNAIQWRMLRDAYALGATVYDLRGISDTLDESDHLFGLIRFKVGTGGQAAEYLGEWDFPLNKLLHKALDMYMQRR encoded by the coding sequence ATGAGCCTGCGCCTGAGGACCATCAGCCGCGAGGAGCACCTGGCCTTCATCCGTAGCCTGCCCTCCGCGAGTCACATGCAGGTGCCCTCCTGGGCCGATGTCAAGGCGGAGTGGCGCAACGAGAGCATCGGCTGGTTCGACGAGGGCGGCCGGATCGTCGGCGCCGGCCTGGTGCTCTACCGCCAGCTGCCCAAGGTCAAGCGCTACCTGGCCTACCTGCCCGAGGGCCCGGTCATCGACTGGTTCGACCCGAACCTCGAGGGCTGGCTGCGCCCGATGCTGGACCACCTGAAGGGCCAGGGCGCCTTCACGGTGAAGATGGGCCCGCCGGTGATCATCCGTCGCTGGCAGGCGGAGACCATCAAGAACGCCATCGCCGGCGGCCAGGCCAAACGGCTGCGCGACGTCGAGGCGGACTGGTACGAGCCGCGCGCCATCGACACCGCGGACCGGCTGCGCCGGATGGGCTGGCAGCAGGGGGAGGACGGCGGGGCCGGCTTCGGCGACGTGCAGCCGCGCTACGTCTACCAGGTGCCGCTGGCCAACCGTTCGCTGGACGACGTGCTCAAGGGCTTCAACCAGCTCTGGCGCCGCAACATCAAGAAGGCCGAGAAGGCCGGCGTCGAGATCGTCCAGGGCGGCTACGAGGACCTTCCGGTCTTCCACCAGCTCTATCTGGAGACCGCGGAGCGCGACCAGTTCATCCCGCGCCCGCTCTCCTACTTCCAGCGCCAGTGGAACGCGCTGACCGCCGAGGACCCCAACCGGATGCGCCTTTACCTGGCGTACCACGAGGGCGACCCGCTGGCGGGCACCACGATGATCACGGTGGGGCAGCACGTCTGGTACTCCTACGGCGCCTCCACCGTCCACAAGCGCGAGGTGCAGCCGAACAACGCGATCCAGTGGCGGATGCTGCGGGACGCCTACGCGCTGGGGGCGACGGTCTACGATCTGCGCGGCATCAGCGACACGCTGGACGAGTCGGACCACCTCTTCGGCCTGATCCGGTTCAAGGTCGGCACCGGCGGCCAGGCGGCGGAGTACCTGGGCGAGTGGGACTTCCCGCTCAACAAGCTGCTGCACAAGGCTCTCGACATGTACATGCAGCGTCGCTGA